A single genomic interval of Burkholderiales bacterium harbors:
- the purN gene encoding phosphoribosylglycinamide formyltransferase, producing MKSVVVLISGRGSNLETLINVKLPVKFAAVISNDPQAKGLEIAKQRGISTLALNHRNYATREAFDAELASRIENFKPDLIVLAGFMRILGDVFVSRFENRIMNIHPSLLPAFPGLDTHARALAAGVKIHGCTVHFVTPQLDHGPIIIQAAVPVLPGDTEQALAARVLEQEHHIYPQAVRWFAEGRLVIENRRVRVIDASDKISPMRVPGAEN from the coding sequence ATGAAATCCGTCGTCGTTCTGATTTCCGGACGCGGCAGCAACCTGGAAACCCTTATCAATGTCAAGCTTCCGGTCAAATTCGCCGCAGTCATCAGCAACGACCCCCAAGCCAAAGGACTGGAGATCGCGAAACAGCGCGGCATCAGCACACTCGCTCTCAATCATCGGAATTACGCAACTCGCGAGGCATTCGATGCGGAGCTTGCTTCACGCATCGAGAATTTCAAGCCGGATTTGATCGTGTTGGCCGGCTTCATGCGCATTCTCGGCGACGTCTTTGTCAGCCGTTTCGAAAACCGCATCATGAACATTCATCCGTCCTTGCTGCCCGCGTTTCCCGGCCTCGACACTCACGCGCGGGCGCTCGCGGCCGGCGTGAAAATCCACGGCTGCACGGTGCATTTCGTCACCCCTCAACTCGATCACGGCCCCATCATCATTCAGGCCGCGGTTCCGGTGTTGCCCGGCGATACTGAACAGGCGCTTGCCGCCCGGGTGCTGGAGCAGGAGCACCATATTTATCCACAGGCGGTGCGCTGGTTTGCTGAAGGCAGGCTGGTCATCGAAAACCGGCGCGTGCGCGTTATAGACGCCAGTGACAAAATTTCGCCCATGCGGGTGCCCGGAGCGGAGAATTGA
- a CDS encoding RsmB/NOP family class I SAM-dependent RNA methyltransferase, with protein MLAAARLDMAVAAWRILSPLSGPADNLLSRFFRDHPQLGPHDRGFIADTLFGLLRHRFYAEHLAENQTPRRLVLAYLARLAGLSLRELEPCLSRDEAKWLGKIKGKAGEDLPFHVRAELPEWLIEKLKVSLPENEILALGRGMQNPAPLDLRVNTMRASREEVLHGLQVEGLKAEPAPYSPIGIRLQNKISLNRHPLFLSGKVEVQDEGSQLLCFLLAPRRHEMVVDFCSGSGGKSLALGAMMHNHGRLYAFDVSDKRLNHLKPRLKRSGLSNIHPQRIDSENDTKVKRLAGKIDRVLVDAPCSGLGTLRRNPDLKWRQSPQSVEELGQKQAAILRRAATLLKPGGRLVYATCSILPEENEAIVTDFLHENRHFIIMNGSAALAQQAIPLATGETLRLFPHLHGTDGFFAAVMEKTND; from the coding sequence ATGCTTGCCGCCGCACGCCTCGACATGGCCGTTGCCGCCTGGCGCATCCTCTCTCCTTTGAGCGGGCCGGCGGACAATCTGCTCTCGCGCTTTTTCCGCGACCATCCCCAGCTCGGCCCCCACGACCGCGGCTTTATCGCCGACACGTTGTTCGGCCTTCTGCGGCATCGCTTTTATGCGGAGCATCTGGCCGAAAACCAAACGCCAAGACGGCTGGTGCTTGCCTATCTCGCCCGGCTTGCGGGCTTGAGCCTGCGCGAGCTTGAACCTTGTCTTTCCCGCGACGAGGCGAAATGGCTGGGCAAAATCAAGGGGAAAGCCGGCGAGGATTTGCCCTTTCACGTCCGCGCCGAACTGCCCGAATGGCTGATTGAAAAACTCAAAGTCTCGCTTCCGGAAAACGAAATTCTTGCGCTCGGGCGCGGCATGCAAAATCCCGCTCCGCTGGATTTGCGGGTCAACACGATGCGCGCCAGCCGCGAGGAAGTGCTGCACGGCCTGCAAGTCGAGGGTCTCAAAGCGGAGCCCGCCCCTTATTCGCCGATCGGCATTCGCCTGCAAAACAAGATTTCGCTCAACCGCCACCCGCTGTTTCTTTCCGGCAAGGTGGAAGTGCAGGACGAAGGCAGCCAGCTGCTGTGCTTCCTGCTCGCGCCGCGTCGGCATGAGATGGTGGTGGATTTCTGCTCCGGCAGCGGCGGCAAGTCGCTGGCGCTGGGCGCCATGATGCACAACCACGGGCGGCTTTATGCTTTTGATGTTTCCGACAAGCGGCTCAACCATCTGAAACCGCGGTTGAAACGCTCAGGGTTAAGCAATATTCATCCGCAGCGCATCGACAGCGAGAATGACACAAAAGTAAAGCGTCTTGCCGGAAAAATCGACCGCGTGCTGGTGGATGCGCCGTGCAGCGGCCTGGGAACGCTGCGCCGCAATCCTGATCTCAAATGGCGGCAGTCGCCGCAAAGCGTCGAGGAACTCGGGCAAAAACAGGCGGCGATCCTGCGGCGCGCCGCAACCTTGCTCAAACCAGGAGGTCGATTAGTTTACGCGACCTGCAGCATTCTGCCCGAGGAAAATGAAGCCATTGTGACTGATTTTTTGCATGAAAATCGGCACTTTATCATCATGAATGGCAGTGCGGCTCTGGCGCAGCAGGCAATTCCGCTCGCTACGGGCGAAACTCTGCGGTTGTTTCCGCATCTTCACGGCACCGACGGTTTTTTTGCGGCGGTGATGGAGAAAACAAATGACTAA
- a CDS encoding DUF3108 domain-containing protein, whose protein sequence is MRRSIPLLVICLSLNAAAAELPRRVTITYEVSRGILGLGTGTDVLETNGKNYSIVSQTHPSGLAALIPKAKIRRESRGTITAQGLRPQQFLDKRGNEPPAIAKFDWEKKLITFERKDKAESVELPKTTHDRLSIAYSFAFSWPPGKDLQFSMTDGKQLSNYRYVLLGEEKLNTPLGKLQTLHWQKQRETETDRGADLWLAPDHFMLPVRIVFIDKDGSRYEQIATQISYQ, encoded by the coding sequence ATGAGGCGGTCCATTCCACTATTGGTGATTTGCCTTTCGCTCAATGCCGCGGCAGCCGAGCTGCCGCGGCGCGTCACCATCACCTATGAAGTCAGCCGCGGCATTTTGGGTCTGGGCACGGGAACTGACGTGCTGGAGACCAATGGCAAGAATTATTCCATCGTCAGCCAGACTCATCCGAGCGGCCTTGCCGCGCTGATACCCAAGGCCAAAATCCGGCGCGAGTCGCGCGGCACCATCACGGCTCAAGGCCTGCGCCCGCAGCAGTTTCTCGACAAGCGCGGCAACGAGCCGCCCGCGATTGCCAAATTCGACTGGGAAAAAAAGCTCATCACCTTCGAGCGCAAAGACAAAGCGGAAAGCGTGGAATTGCCCAAGACCACGCATGACCGCCTGAGCATCGCCTACAGCTTTGCCTTCAGCTGGCCGCCAGGCAAGGACCTTCAGTTTTCCATGACCGACGGCAAGCAACTTTCCAATTATCGCTATGTGCTGTTAGGCGAGGAAAAACTCAACACGCCATTGGGAAAATTGCAGACGCTGCACTGGCAAAAGCAGCGCGAAACGGAAACCGACCGCGGCGCGGATCTGTGGCTCGCCCCGGACCACTTCATGCTGCCAGTGCGCATCGTCTTCATCGACAAGGATGGCAGCCGTTACGAGCAGATCGCAACGCAAATCAGCTACCAATAA